The following are encoded in a window of Rhizobium sp. WYJ-E13 genomic DNA:
- the tldD gene encoding metalloprotease TldD — MTTDLLTLFDADEATMRKHVAEALSGADDGELFIEHAQAESLTFDNGRLKGGSFNTEQGFGLRAVAGEAVGYAHAGDLSVSALKRAADAVGAVMRGYSGSYAAAPQGTNRKLYTDENPIGSPTFEEKVKVLTDIDAYLRGKNDKVRQVTASVAASWQVVDILRADGHRVQDIRPMTRINISVMVGEGDRQESGSYGQGGRIGFGDFIATGSWQHGADEALRQALVNLEAIDAPAGTMDVVLGSGWPGVMLHEAVGHGLEGDFNRKKTSAFAGLLGQMVAAPGVTVVDDGTIDSRRGSITIDDEGTPSAYNVLIENGKLVGYMQDRQNARLMGMAPTGNGRRQGYSHVPMPRMTNTYMLGGDKTPEEIIASVKKGIYAVSFGGGQVDITSGKFVFGCTEAYLIENGKIGAPIKGAMLIGNGPDAMKRVSMIGNDMKLDTGIGNCGKAGQWVPVGVGQPHLRMDQVTVGGTQA; from the coding sequence ATGACCACCGATCTCCTGACGCTTTTCGATGCCGACGAAGCGACGATGCGCAAGCATGTCGCCGAGGCGCTTTCCGGCGCCGATGACGGCGAGCTCTTCATCGAGCACGCGCAGGCGGAATCGCTGACTTTCGATAACGGCCGCCTCAAGGGCGGCAGCTTCAACACCGAGCAGGGTTTTGGCCTGCGCGCCGTGGCCGGCGAAGCTGTCGGTTATGCGCATGCGGGTGACCTCTCCGTCTCGGCGCTGAAGCGGGCCGCCGATGCGGTCGGCGCCGTCATGCGCGGCTATTCCGGCAGCTATGCGGCAGCGCCCCAGGGCACCAACCGCAAGCTCTACACCGACGAGAACCCGATCGGTTCGCCGACCTTCGAGGAGAAGGTCAAGGTGCTGACCGATATCGACGCCTATCTGCGCGGCAAGAACGACAAAGTGCGGCAGGTGACGGCCTCCGTCGCCGCAAGCTGGCAGGTGGTCGACATCCTGCGCGCCGACGGCCATCGCGTACAGGACATCCGGCCGATGACGCGCATCAACATCTCCGTGATGGTCGGCGAAGGCGATCGCCAGGAAAGCGGCTCCTACGGCCAGGGCGGCCGCATCGGCTTCGGCGATTTCATCGCGACGGGAAGCTGGCAGCACGGTGCCGACGAAGCGCTGCGCCAGGCACTCGTCAATCTCGAAGCGATCGACGCGCCGGCAGGCACGATGGACGTCGTGCTCGGCTCCGGCTGGCCGGGCGTCATGCTGCACGAGGCCGTGGGTCACGGCCTCGAGGGCGATTTCAACCGTAAGAAGACCTCCGCCTTTGCGGGTCTCCTGGGCCAGATGGTGGCAGCACCAGGCGTGACCGTCGTCGACGACGGCACGATCGACAGCCGCCGCGGCTCGATCACCATCGATGACGAAGGCACGCCTTCGGCCTATAATGTGCTGATCGAGAACGGCAAATTGGTCGGCTACATGCAGGATCGGCAGAATGCCCGACTGATGGGCATGGCGCCCACCGGCAACGGCCGCCGCCAGGGCTATTCGCATGTGCCGATGCCGCGCATGACCAACACCTATATGCTCGGCGGCGACAAGACGCCGGAAGAGATCATCGCTTCGGTCAAGAAGGGCATCTATGCCGTCTCCTTCGGCGGCGGCCAGGTGGACATCACATCAGGCAAATTCGTCTTCGGCTGCACCGAGGCCTATCTCATCGAAAACGGCAAGATCGGTGCGCCGATCAAGGGCGCCATGCTGATCGGCAACGGCCCGGACGCGATGAAGCGCGTGTCGATGATCGGTAACGACATGAAACTCGACACCGGCATCGGCAATTGCGGCAAGGCGGGCCAGTGGGTGCCTGTCGGCGTCGGCCAGCCGCATCTGCGCATGGATCAGGTGACCGTCGGCGGCACACAGGCCTGA
- a CDS encoding invasion associated locus B family protein, translating into MIRYPEVFMGFRSLARSFVLTAGIAAAATSPVFAQQTPAPAQSRPATPAPKPAPAQPSTSPATPNVEQVTPGQTQPPAPGTVRSNHGAWSVVCDKPPGASTEQCALMQNVIAEDRPEVGLSVVVLKTADRKSKILRVLAPLGVLLPNGLGLNVDGKDIGRAYFVRCFADGCYAEVVLEDELLKTFRSGAQATFIVFQTPEEGIGIPVDLKGFAEGYDALP; encoded by the coding sequence ATGATTCGATATCCAGAGGTTTTCATGGGTTTCCGTTCCCTCGCGCGGTCGTTTGTTCTGACCGCAGGCATCGCGGCCGCCGCGACGAGCCCCGTTTTCGCGCAGCAGACGCCGGCGCCCGCGCAGTCGCGTCCTGCCACGCCTGCCCCGAAGCCCGCTCCGGCCCAGCCGTCTACGTCGCCCGCGACGCCGAACGTCGAGCAGGTGACGCCTGGGCAAACGCAGCCACCGGCTCCCGGCACGGTTCGTTCCAACCATGGCGCATGGTCCGTCGTCTGCGACAAGCCGCCCGGCGCTTCGACCGAGCAGTGCGCACTGATGCAGAACGTCATCGCCGAAGACCGGCCGGAGGTCGGCCTGTCCGTCGTCGTCCTGAAGACGGCTGACCGCAAGTCGAAGATCCTGCGCGTGCTGGCACCGCTCGGCGTGCTGCTGCCAAACGGCCTCGGTCTCAATGTCGACGGCAAGGACATCGGCCGCGCCTATTTCGTGCGCTGCTTTGCCGATGGCTGCTATGCCGAAGTCGTTCTCGAGGACGAACTGCTCAAGACCTTCCGCAGCGGCGCCCAGGCGACGTTCATCGTCTTCCAGACGCCGGAAGAAGGCATCGGCATCCCCGTCGACCTCAAGGGCTTTGCGGAAGGCTACGACGCCCTGCCCTGA